The DNA sequence CATGTGAGGTATGGAAGCTATGGCGAAACGATGCTTAAAAGGGATTGTGGGGTTAATACTCGGTCTGGGGCTTTTGGTCGGCTGCGTTGAGACCGCTCTGCTTGGGGTTGGAGCTTCGGCCGCTCTGGGTGGCTATAAATGGATTGAAGGCACGATGGTGCGGGACTACCCCCGGTCATTGCCGGAGATGTGGCAGGCTTGTCAAACTGCCGTACAACACTTTCGGATGAAGTTGACTGAAAAAAAATACTCCCCCATGACGGCGGATATCAGCGCCGTGGAGCAGGATGGG is a window from the Desulfobacca acetoxidans DSM 11109 genome containing:
- a CDS encoding DUF3568 family protein, which codes for MAKRCLKGIVGLILGLGLLVGCVETALLGVGASAALGGYKWIEGTMVRDYPRSLPEMWQACQTAVQHFRMKLTEKKYSPMTADISAVEQDGTEVKINLTAQPNNITTVGVRFGMMGNAEASQMFHTQLAKELGL